AGTATAGAGGAAATAAAAAGATGCCTTTTGCAACTAGACAAAAGTACCTTCATTTAGTGTACCCCGCTCTGAgttctgtctggtggtgtcccttcaaaccaaaccacaCCTTGTGGTCGGAACCGTGAGGCGCGGCTGAGTGTTCCGTATCTGCGTATGTACCTGTCGAGATTATTAGGCGGCACCTCCTACTGTAGTTGTCCAGATTGCTGATTCCCAACCCACAAAGCTGTTCAATTCATCTACAGCCGCGGCATTTCGATGGCCAGAGAATACAACCAATGCTGCAGAAGCACGggagatgggatgaaatgCAATACACGCACACTCTGGCTAGAGTAATATGAATGAAAAATTTCAAGCAGCACATTCCTTGTCAACCACGAGTGCCGTTACAATGACGGCTCCGCGACCTTCCTGCCGCGAAGACTTCGAGATCGCGATCATTTGCGCTTTGCCACTCGAATATAATGCAGTGGCCCTCCTGTTTGACGAGCGCTGGGATGAGTACGGTGACACATTTGGAAAAGCGCATAGAGATCCCAATACCTACACCACTGGCCGCATGGGCAAGCATAACGTCGTGCTGGCTCTCTTGTCTGGTATGGGCAAAGCCAAGGTAGCTGCCGCTGCGGCAAGCATGCGGTCGAGCTATGGGGACTTGGAACTAGTGCTTCTAGTGGGAATCTGTGGCGGCGTGCCGCATCATGGTCAGGATGAGATCTTGCTAGGAGATGTGGTTATCAGCAAGAGAGTTGTTCAGTATGACTTTGGCAGGAAATATCCCGATAAGTTTTTGCGCAAGGATACGATCGAAGATAATCTAAGCAAACACGACAAAAACATTCGCAATTTTCTCGCTCTATTCGACACAGATAACGGCAAAGAGACACTCCAAGAACGGACTGCACACTTTCTCACTCAGTTGCAAGCCAAAGCTGAGAAGCACCAGGCTAAATACCAATATCCCGGGACGGCCGAGGATAAGTTGTTCGAGTCAAGCTATCGACACAAGCACCGCATCTCACCGGCGTGCATCTGCAGCGACTGCCATGGAAGGATGGATCCCATATGCGACGACGCTCTTAGTGCGTTGTGCGATGATTTGGGATGCGACGAAAGATACCTAGAACGCAGAGATCGACTTCAGGCGAGGCGTCAGTTggagcaagaaaagaaggacagGGCGCAAGAGCCAGCCGTCCACATTGGCGCAATTGCATCTGGCGATACAGTAATGAGGTCGGGAGAAGACCGGGACAGGATCGCCAAGAAAGAAGGCGTTATTGCGTTTGAGATGGAATGCGCCGGGGTATGGGAAGAAATGCCATGCATTGTCGTGAAAAGCGTGTGCGATTATGCCGACTGTCATAAGAACAAGAAGTGGCAGGATttcgcagcagcaacagcagcatcggcatcgaAGGCAATTCTAGAACGATACATCCAAACAGACAGACGCCGTGGCCGGGTCGTGGACGAACCGCTGGTAGGCCATTTTTTAGTTCCGTTTGGAAGGAATCAGACCTTCGTTGGCAGGGAAACGATTTTATCAAAGCTTCTGGAAAGAATCTGCCCAGGCACGAACCAGGACGACTGTCAGAGAACCGCCGTCGAAGGCCTCGGTGGCGTCGGTAAGACGCAGATCGCACTGGAGGCTGTCTACCGAGTCCGCAATGTGCACCCTGACTGCTCCATTTTCTGGGTCCCGGCCGTGGACGCAAACACCTTTGAAAACGCTTACCGCGATATCGGCAAACGGATGAAGATTCAGGGTATCGACGAGGACAAGGCTGACATTAAGCGGCTTGTTAAAACTGCGCTAAGTGACGATAGTAGTGGCTGCTGGCTCTTGGTAGTCGATAATGCCGATGATATTACGTTGCTCTTTGGCGTCACTAGACTGTCAGACTATCTTCCATTTAGTCGAAAGGGCTCGATTCTGTTTACAACGCGGAATCATATGACCGTAGTGAAGCTAGACATCCCGAAAAGTGGTGTCCTCACCCTAGCGGAGATGAGCAGAACCGAGGCCACGGAACTATTGCAGACGAACTTGACGTCAAACCAGACGAGTGATATTGAAAGCAAcatggagctgcttgacttCCTGACCGACTTGCCACTAGCCATCAAGCAGGCGTCGGCTTACATGGCCGAGACGGGAATCACAACGGCACGATATCTCCATCATTATCGGTCCAGCGATAAAAATATGATCACGCTACTTAGTAGGGATTTCAAGGACCAGGGCCGCTACCAGACCATGAGAAATCCGGTCGCCACAACCTGGCTAATCTCCTTCGACCATGTCTCACGGGATAAACCACTTGCAGCCCGATATCTGAGATTTCTGTGCCTCCTTGGGGAGAAAGACATCCCTACATCTttgctgccaccaccagAAAGTGAGTTAGACATGGACGAGGCGATTGGCACGCTCAGAGCATATGCATTCATTACTCAGCGGGAGGGGCAAGATTCGATCGATATGCACCGGCTTGTTCGACTAGCGATGCAAAACTGGCTAGGGAACGAGGAACTGAAGAGCTCTGTGACGTCTGCGATACAGCGGCTTAATCAAGCGTTTCCGTTTCCAGAGCACGAGAACAGGGATATGTGGATGAGATATTTACCGCACGCACAAGCCGCACTGGAGTTTCGGGAGCACGCCGAAGGTGGGAAAGTGGACGCTAGTCTTTTGTATAGTGTGGCCGAAAGTTATTCCTTACTAGGACGATATCAGAAGGCAGAGCAGATGCATCGACAGTCGCTACAGGTTTACGAGACggtgctaggcaaagaccatccggacaCACTTTCTAGCATAAACAGCCTCGCAAATGCGCTTAAAAACCTGGGGAAgtacgaggaggccgagcggatgcatcggcagacactccagcttcgtcagaaggtgctgggcaaagaccatccgcgcacacttgacagcatgaacaacctcgcCAATGTGCTTAGACATCTGGGGAAgtacgaggaggccgagcagatgcattggcagacactcgagcttcgTCAGAAGGTGCtgggcaaagaccatccggacaCACTTTCCAGCATGGACAGCCTCGCAAATGTGCTTAGACATCTGGGGGAgtacgaggaggccgagcagatgcatcggcagacactcgagcttcgTGAGAAGGTGCtgggcaaagaccatccgcgcacacttgacagcatgaacaacctcgcaAATGTGCTTAGACATCTGGGGGAgtacgaggaggccgagcagatgcattggcagacactcgagcttcgTCAGAAGGTGCTGGGCAAAGATCATCCGCGcacacttgacagcatgaacaacctcgcaCTTGTGCTTGATAATCTGGGGAAgtacgaggaggccgagcagatgcatcggcagGAATGGAAGTTAACAGagaaggtgctaggcaaagaccatccgtCCACACTTtccagcatgaacaacctcgcaAATGTGCTTGGTAATCTGGGGAAGTACGAGGAGGctgagcagatgcatcggcagGAATGGAAGTTAACAGagaaggtgctaggcaaagaccatccggacaCACTTGGCAGCATGTACAACCTCGCAAATGTGCTTGGTAATCTGgggaagtatgaggaggccgagcagatgcatcggcagGAATGGAAGTTAACAGagaaggtgctaggcaaagaccatccggacaCACTTTCTAGCATAAACAGCCTCGCAATTGTGCTTGATAATCTGgggaagtatgaggaggccgagcaaatgcatcggcagacactcgagcttcgTGAGGAGGTGCtgggcaaagaccatccgtCGACGCGAAGAAGTCGGAGGAATTTTGAAAACTGCTTGAGGGCGAAGACATCTCCTTAAGGGCGGCTTTGCAACCATGGTCCGTGCACGGCCGCTTTTTTGCTTGGGAGGTACAGTACTTCGCAAACGACGCGTCTGCTAAGAACTGACCGCGTCTTGCCTACCTACTGTTTTTGGTGTGTTTTTTGGAGGCATCTTGTAATTACATCCGTGCCGTGCTTGTACGATGCCTCAACCGAAATCTTCCAGTACCCATGTGGCATTCCTTCTGAATTCTAGCCAACCTGAGGACCTCGATGACGCCGTAACACTTGAGCAAAACTCCGACTGTGCCAAGGCTGCGGGCGGCATTCAAACGGCGGTATTTTTAGTGGAGAGAGAGCCAACTCGCGATGTTAATGGCGGCGACTGTTCACAAGGTTGGGAATTTGGAGCTAGTAGTACACAAATAGTTGGCTTATGAACCAGAATGCGAGCTAGATAGTGAAtccgacgatgacgatgatctATACCTGCCGCACTTCTCGCCGTTTGAGCCTCAGTGGCAACCTAAGACGGTTTTTAAGGGACACAAAGGTCCCACAGGTGATCCTGTGCCGCCATCGCAGCCGCTGCTGGCCGCCCAATTTTCCCTAGCTCAGAATCAAATAGCCTGGTCTCCAGATATCGGTAACCTAAAGGTGTTGCGACTGGTGATAGAAAAAGCTCATACGAGTAcagacaaatccaactcTACCTGAACGGAACAGGTTGCAGGGGCAGAGCAGCCAATCATGGGACGATATTAGGAAAGTGGGGATCGCATATTCCTACAGAATGCTTCATCCCTAATTCTGGATCAGCATTGGCCAGGTTTTGTGGTCAGCCAAAAGAATCGGATTTTACCCCTGTCGCGGTAATTCCAATCTACCCCCGAAAGTGGCGCATGAAATCCACCTCTACGTAGATTGGGATAAAGTCTTACCATTGTAGGGAGGTAGGTGGGTAGAAAATGTCATCAGCCTTCAAGCGTGCAGGCCACAATTGAGGTAGAAAGCACTACCTAATCGATTTGCGAGCTGCTTTGCTTGCACAACACAAATAGAAAACGCTACTTCATGCCCGCAAGATCTTAAAAAgttccaaaaaaaaaaaaaaattcgCGACCCAGAACCGTAGAAAGGGCTACCACAGGTAATCCACGGCCGCTTGTACCCCGCCACTGTACAAAATAGTCACTTAAGCCAGTGGAAAACGCTACCTGTTCTGAAGAGGAAGCGGCTTTGCGTAGGTGGGGGTGGAAATCATTTTGACCGCGAGAGTGCATGCCTCCTGTTGTTGACCGCGAGCTAAAAACGGCCTAGTGCGCATGCCCGCAAAATCCAAAACGGCAACTTACGCCAACCCGACACCTGCCTCCCGACTAAGCACCATCGCCGCCCATAGAATAGGTTAACGCCCATTTTCTCAGGAGGTTTCTGCGGACGCAGCCAATGGAGGGCTGGCAGAGTGTCCTCAAAGAAGCCAGCCAATCAAGTACGCCCAGTGATGAACTCCATCCCTGTCAAAGTACCATCGGAAGAGCAAGAACTATTAATCCGGAATATTACCTAGCCAACAGCTTATTCACGTGACTGACCAACATTTGGGTGATCTAACTAGGGGCGTTTGCATTTTACATCACATTATTACACTCTTCAGTTACAACAAAAAATGTCGGCAGCCAACTCACAACAGGTATCGACAACGACAAGTTCAGATTCAGACGGCCCAACGCTCAACTTGAAAACACCCCGCACGCCTTTCAGGTCCATACGAGAATCACACCAAACGTTCTTCCTCCATCCTGGCTACCCTGAAAAGCATAACATTCTTCTCATTCTTCCGGCTCTCGACTCAGGTGGAATTCACCATGAAACAGCACGCATCGCATGTGCCATTCTTGCTAATTCCAGATGGGACGGCTTTCTATCGCTAACAAAAGACGGCCCAAAGCTCGAGGAGCCCCGCGATGCTGTTCTTCCGTCGCGCCGATATTACTTTCGTATAGAAGGAGGTAGGTCGTCATTTCCGTTCTTGGTTCGCGTGCTACCTCGTGACTACTCTTTCTAACGGAATGCATGGGGCAATGTAGATGACCGATATCCCGTTGTACCATCTTTTGACAACTTTCCATGCCCCCTCGAGCTCCCTGATTCATGGTGTGAGGACCTCGCTCCGATTGAACAGAGCAGTGTGGACGATGTGGGCAAACGGGACCAGATTTGTCGAGTAACTGGCTCTTCACTGCCAAACGAAAACGCGCACATTATTCCCCAGGCCCAGAGTGAATGGTGGCAACGAAATAGTATGTTTGCGTACACCGTAAATGCGGATCAAGGTTTCGACACGAAGTGTGCCGACAATACAATCCTTGTCCGACGCGACACACATAAGATGTGGGATGATCATCGATTCGCTATCGTGCCTAAGGCAGGGAAATGGGTTGCTCATGTCCTTTGGAACAGCCCAACGGTGGAATTAGAAGAATATTACCACAACCTCGAGCTTCAACCACTTCGCGGTGTATCGAGATacttcctcctctgccgATTTGCTCTTGCTATCCTGTCTAAGAGCGCTTTTCTTAGTCAAGGTGTCCCGCGTCGATTAATAACCATAGTAGAGTCAGGGTCTACCCGCGTCCGTTCCATGTCGGCAGACGAGTACCGTGGCATGTTCAATACAAGTCGCGCGAACAGCCGAAGCCAAAGCCCGAAGAAGCGACAACGATCGACACAGAATGAGAAAGAAGGGGATGAACATATCGAGCATCCATACACAGAGACACTCTTCGAGATGGGAAGCGACCTAGACGAACCTGAGCGGGGTAGACCTCGAAAAAGGAGGTGCTCATGGGATGACGATTCAGTTAGAATCGGGATGAGCGAGACTTCCAAACGGTGGCAATCATCCAGTAACCACGACTATTTGGAGACGCCACCACGATCTACAAGCCCAATAAGAACTTGAGAGCATATATTCTTTGCCCCCCAGCCAAGTGTGAGCGTCGGGTACGCTCCAGGCGCTTCAACCCTACTACTCTATCAGTGTTGGCGGAAACGGGGCCCGTTTCCATGCAAACTGGTCAGATCGCGTCCAGCGTGTAACGGAAACGCGCCCCGTTTCTAATGCCAAaacgagaccagaccagacggacTACTACCAGTACTTTACATCATAATACAGACTTGCTTGGGAGTAGATAAAGCTGGCAAGGCTCCAGCATGTTAAACAGAGCGAAAGCAGCATAATGTTTTCTGTAATCACCTGGGCCAGCCAAGCAGACACCTCGTTCACGACTTACAAGCCAAACGTTCATGAGCTGCGCTATCTCCAGTCACTCGGCCTGTTCTTCAACGAGCCGGAGCCTGCAATTATATGCACTCGTTGTGGCTTTGCACTGAAAGCAGACTCTGATCGAGTTTCGCGACATCTCGGCGAGAGGCACAGCCTACGAACACAGACATATCCAACTCTACTATAGTTGCACTTGCAATTTGGTGGAATTGACCATGTTCAAGGGTGCTAGAGTTGGGTTTCGCACACCCATGTAGAGTTGAAATTTGTCCTCTGGTCCTACTACTGTGCAAAGGGTACAATGTAATGTAGTAAACTACACACTTTTCGTCCGTGCGCTGCCTAATCCCTAGATTTATTTTTACTCCAATTCCCACGCCTGTGGCCCGGTACGTCAAGCGACGGCCCCTGTCGCGTATTTTTATAAATTGCAGTGAGAAAGCCAAAAGCCTCTCAAGTGACATGTTCACCCGATCCTTCTGAGCATATGAAGTCCCTGAGG
This DNA window, taken from Pochonia chlamydosporia 170 chromosome Unknown PCv3seq00018, whole genome shotgun sequence, encodes the following:
- a CDS encoding phosphorylase superfamily codes for the protein MTAPRPSCREDFEIAIICALPLEYNAVALLFDERWDEYGDTFGKAHRDPNTYTTGRMGKHNVVLALLSGMGKAKVAAAAASMRSSYGDLELVLLVGICGGVPHHGQDEILLGDVVISKRVVQYDFGRKYPDKFLRKDTIEDNLSKHDKNIRNFLALFDTDNGKETLQERTAHFLTQLQAKAEKHQAKYQYPGTAEDKLFESSYRHKHRISPACICSDCHGRMDPICDDALSALCDDLGCDERYLERRDRLQARRQLEQEKKDRAQEPAVHIGAIASGDTVMRSGEDRDRIAKKEGVIAFEMECAGVWEEMPCIVVKSVCDYADCHKNKKWQDFAAATAASASKAILERYIQTDRRRGRVVDEPLVGHFLVPFGRNQTFVGRETILSKLLERICPGTNQDDCQRTAVEGLGGVGKTQIALEAVYRVRNVHPDCSIFWVPAVDANTFENAYRDIGKRMKIQGIDEDKADIKRLVKTALSDDSSGCWLLVVDNADDITLLFGVTRLSDYLPFSRKGSILFTTRNHMTVVKLDIPKSGVLTLAEMSRTEATELLQTNLTSNQTSDIESNMELLDFLTDLPLAIKQASAYMAETGITTARYLHHYRSSDKNMITLLSRDFKDQGRYQTMRNPVATTWLISFDHVSRDKPLAARYLRFLCLLGEKDIPTSLLPPPESELDMDEAIGTLRAYAFITQREGQDSIDMHRLVRLAMQNWLGNEELKSSVTSAIQRLNQAFPFPEHENRDMWMRYLPHAQAALEFREHAEGGKVDASLLYSVAESYSLLGRYQKAEQMHRQSLQVYETVLGKDHPDTLSSINSLANALKNLGKYEEAERMHRQTLQLRQKVLGKDHPRTLDSMNNLANVLRHLGKYEEAEQMHWQTLELRQKVLGKDHPDTLSSMDSLANVLRHLGEYEEAEQMHRQTLELREKVLGKDHPRTLDSMNNLANVLRHLGEYEEAEQMHWQTLELRQKVLGKDHPRTLDSMNNLALVLDNLGKYEEAEQMHRQEWKLTEKVLGKDHPSTLSSMNNLANVLGNLGKYEEAEQMHRQEWKLTEKVLGKDHPDTLGSMYNLANVLGNLGKYEEAEQMHRQEWKLTEKVLGKDHPDTLSSINSLAIVLDNLGKYEEAEQMHRQTLELREEVLGKDHPSTRRSRRNFENCLRAKTSP
- a CDS encoding HNH endonuclease domain-containing protein, which encodes MSAANSQQVSTTTSSDSDGPTLNLKTPRTPFRSIRESHQTFFLHPGYPEKHNILLILPALDSGGIHHETARIACAILANSRWDGFLSLTKDGPKLEEPRDAVLPSRRYYFRIEGDDRYPVVPSFDNFPCPLELPDSWCEDLAPIEQSSVDDVGKRDQICRVTGSSLPNENAHIIPQAQSEWWQRNSMFAYTVNADQGFDTKCADNTILVRRDTHKMWDDHRFAIVPKAGKWVAHVLWNSPTVELEEYYHNLELQPLRGVSRYFLLCRFALAILSKSAFLSQGVPRRLITIVESGSTRVRSMSADEYRGMFNTSRANSRSQSPKKRQRSTQNEKEGDEHIEHPYTETLFEMGSDLDEPERGRPRKRRCSWDDDSVRIGMSETSKRWQSSSNHDYLETPPRSTSPIRT